In the Streptomyces sp. WMMC940 genome, GGCGGCAAGCCGTACCGGACGGTCGTGGACACGACCGGCCCGGCGTACGAGTGCAGCTGCCCGAGCCGGAGGTTCCCGTGCAAGCACGCGCTGGGGCTGCTGCTGCTCTGGGCCGGCGGCCCGGAAGCCGTCAGGGAGGTCGAAGTGCCCCGCTGGGCAGGTGAGTGGCTCGCGGACCGCCGCAGGGGGGCGGCGGGGCAGGAGGGACGCGGAGCCGCGGAGGACCGACCCGCGAGGGCAGCCGACCCGGAGGCCGCCAGACGCAGGGCGGAGCGCCGGGCCGCCCGGATCACCGCCGGCGCGACGGAGCTGGAGCAGCGGCTCGCGGACCTGCTGCGCGGCGGGCTGGCCTCCGTGGAGCGGCCCGGGTACGGACTGTGGGAGGAGACCGCCGCACGCATGGTCGACGCCCAGGCCCCCGGACTGGCGGCGCGGGTGAGGGAGTTGGGTGCCATACCCGGTTCCGGTCAGGGGTGGCCGGTGCGGTTGCTGGAGGAGGCCGCGCTGGTGCACCTCCTCGACCGCGCGTGGCTCGGGATCGACCGGCTCCCGGAACCACTCGCCGCCACCGTGCGCGCCCGGATCGGCCTGACCGCCCCCGCCGAGGGCCCGGCGGTCCGGGACGACTGGCTGGTCCTCGCTCAGTACGACTCCGCGGACGCCAGACTGACCACCCGCCGGGTCTGGCTGCACGGACGGGAGACGGGCCGCACGGCCCTGCTCCTCTCCTTCGGTGCGGCCGGACGGGCACCGCAGCTCGCCCTGCCCCCGGGGTTCGTGATCGACGCCGAGATCGTGCCGCACGGAGGCGCGGGACAGCTGCGGGCCGAACTGCGCGAGCGGTTCGGTACCCCGGTGCCCATCAAGGCACCGCCACCGGGCGGCTCCGCGGCGGACGCGCTCGCCGCGTACGGACAGGCGCTGCGCGACGACCCCTGGCTTGATTCGTGGCCGGTCACTCTGCAGGGCGTCGTACCCGTGCCCTCGGAC is a window encoding:
- a CDS encoding SWIM zinc finger family protein, with the protein product MNQQGVRWTAEQVLALAPDATSRKAGGELGAAAPWSGTGSSGTGAVWGLCEGSGGKPYRTVVDTTGPAYECSCPSRRFPCKHALGLLLLWAGGPEAVREVEVPRWAGEWLADRRRGAAGQEGRGAAEDRPARAADPEAARRRAERRAARITAGATELEQRLADLLRGGLASVERPGYGLWEETAARMVDAQAPGLAARVRELGAIPGSGQGWPVRLLEEAALVHLLDRAWLGIDRLPEPLAATVRARIGLTAPAEGPAVRDDWLVLAQYDSADARLTTRRVWLHGRETGRTALLLSFGAAGRAPQLALPPGFVIDAEIVPHGGAGQLRAELRERFGTPVPIKAPPPGGSAADALAAYGQALRDDPWLDSWPVTLQGVVPVPSDDGWQLADAGGRQALPVTPAARSRPGLWRLVALSGGGPVTVFGECGHHGFTPLAAWSGDSPETVTLT